A stretch of the Longimicrobiaceae bacterium genome encodes the following:
- a CDS encoding enoyl-ACP reductase has protein sequence MPENTALSGLLAGKKGLIVGVANQNSIAWACARALAGAGMELAFTYQGETMADRVRKTTSELGDVRLMDLDVQSDEQIEAVFADLAQRWGKLDFLLHSVAFAPKAAMANPFLETTREDFSTAHDISAYSLVALTRAAAPLMTGGGSVVAMTYYGSQKAVPGYNVMGVAKASLEASVRYLAVGLGERNIRVNAVSAGAINTLAARGVAHFRDLMKVTAERSPLKRTVEPSEVGSTTLFLASDLSTGITGETMYVDAGFNITAG, from the coding sequence ATGCCTGAGAATACGGCGCTGTCCGGCCTCCTCGCCGGCAAGAAGGGCCTCATCGTGGGTGTCGCGAACCAGAACTCGATCGCCTGGGCGTGCGCGCGGGCGCTCGCGGGGGCGGGGATGGAGCTCGCCTTCACGTACCAGGGCGAGACCATGGCCGACCGCGTGCGGAAGACCACGTCCGAGCTGGGCGACGTGCGGCTCATGGACCTCGACGTCCAGAGCGACGAGCAGATCGAGGCCGTGTTCGCGGACCTGGCGCAGCGCTGGGGGAAGCTGGACTTCCTCCTCCACTCGGTCGCGTTCGCGCCCAAGGCGGCGATGGCGAACCCGTTCCTGGAGACCACGCGCGAGGACTTCTCCACCGCGCACGACATCAGCGCGTACTCGCTGGTGGCCCTCACGCGCGCCGCGGCGCCGCTGATGACCGGCGGCGGCAGCGTCGTGGCGATGACGTACTACGGCTCGCAGAAGGCGGTCCCCGGCTACAACGTGATGGGCGTGGCCAAGGCGTCGCTCGAAGCGTCGGTGCGCTACCTGGCCGTGGGCCTGGGCGAGCGCAACATCCGCGTGAACGCCGTCTCGGCCGGCGCCATCAACACGCTGGCGGCGCGGGGCGTGGCGCACTTCCGCGACCTGATGAAGGTCACCGCCGAGCGCTCGCCGCTCAAGCGCACCGTGGAGCCCAGCGAGGTGGGATCGACCACGCTGTTCCTGGCATCGGACCTGTCCACCGGCATCACCGGCGAGACGATGTACGTGGACGCGGGCTTCAACATCACCGCGGGATGA
- a CDS encoding HAD family hydrolase, which yields MSEAAAGQGGRRAVFLDRDGTIIVDRHYLADPAGVELLPRAAEAIARLNAAGLPALLVTNQSGIGRGYFTEEQYAAVHARLQALLAEKGARLDAEYHCAEPPDETPEDSCRKPGIAMFARAAKEHGLSLEGSHFVGDRLRDVIPARRAGGVAILVRSPESEIEEARELDFITVADSLWDAVEAILGPAAPQG from the coding sequence ATGAGCGAGGCCGCGGCGGGGCAGGGCGGGCGGCGCGCGGTGTTCCTGGACCGCGACGGCACCATCATCGTGGACCGACACTACCTGGCCGACCCGGCCGGGGTGGAGCTGCTGCCCCGCGCGGCCGAGGCGATCGCCCGGCTGAACGCCGCCGGCCTGCCGGCGCTGCTCGTCACCAACCAGTCCGGCATCGGGCGCGGGTACTTCACCGAGGAGCAGTACGCCGCGGTGCACGCCCGCCTCCAGGCGCTGCTGGCGGAGAAGGGCGCGCGGCTCGACGCCGAGTACCACTGCGCGGAGCCTCCGGACGAGACGCCCGAGGACAGCTGCCGCAAGCCGGGCATCGCCATGTTCGCGCGGGCGGCGAAGGAGCACGGGCTGTCGCTGGAGGGCTCGCACTTCGTGGGCGACCGCCTGCGTGACGTGATCCCGGCCCGGCGCGCCGGGGGCGTCGCCATCCTCGTCCGCAGCCCGGAGAGCGAGATCGAGGAGGCGCGCGAGCTGGACTTCATCACCGTCGCCGATTCGCTGTGGGACGCCGTGGAGGCGATCCTGGGCCCCGCGGCGCCTCAGGGCTGA
- the erpA gene encoding iron-sulfur cluster insertion protein ErpA: protein MQQTETATSTSPVSLTATAAAEVRKYMEDQGASEGAGLRVGVLPGGCSGFQYGLNIEDEAGEEDMILEVEGIRLFVDPFSLQYLAGVEIDYVSTFQGSGFTFNNPNATGGCGCGSSFTA, encoded by the coding sequence ATGCAGCAGACCGAGACCGCCACCAGCACCAGCCCGGTGAGCCTCACGGCGACCGCCGCCGCCGAGGTCCGCAAGTACATGGAAGACCAGGGCGCCAGCGAAGGCGCGGGCCTGCGCGTGGGCGTGCTGCCCGGCGGCTGCTCGGGCTTCCAGTACGGCCTCAACATCGAGGACGAGGCCGGCGAGGAGGACATGATCCTCGAAGTCGAGGGCATCCGCCTCTTCGTGGATCCGTTCAGCCTCCAGTACCTGGCCGGCGTGGAGATCGACTACGTCTCCACCTTCCAGGGCTCGGGCTTCACGTTCAACAACCCGAACGCCACCGGCGGCTGCGGCTGCGGCAGCTCGTTCACGGCGTAG
- a CDS encoding peroxiredoxin → MAETPTPLAVGEQAPAFTARTSDGGTVSLADFRGRQSVLLMFYPQDDTPGCTRQMCAARDEGRDYEAAGVARFGVNPGSAESHREFVDKYTLDFPLIVDQSGEIARAFGVMRDDGEVSRATFLVGTDGRIAYSAAGAHGAGEVLEALRG, encoded by the coding sequence ATGGCCGAGACCCCCACGCCGCTCGCGGTGGGCGAGCAGGCGCCCGCCTTCACCGCGCGCACCAGCGACGGCGGCACCGTGTCGCTGGCGGACTTCCGCGGCAGGCAGTCCGTGCTCCTCATGTTCTACCCGCAGGACGACACCCCTGGCTGCACGCGGCAGATGTGCGCCGCGCGCGACGAAGGCCGGGACTACGAGGCGGCCGGTGTGGCGCGCTTCGGCGTGAACCCCGGCAGCGCCGAGAGCCACCGCGAGTTCGTGGACAAGTACACGCTGGACTTTCCGCTGATCGTGGACCAGAGCGGCGAGATCGCCCGCGCATTCGGCGTGATGCGCGACGACGGCGAGGTGAGCCGCGCTACGTTCCTCGTGGGGACGGACGGCCGGATCGCGTACTCGGCCGCGGGCGCGCACGGGGCGGGCGAGGTGCTGGAGGCACTGCGTGGCTGA
- the nadA gene encoding quinolinate synthase NadA: MIQISDALRTPLEYARLPREELADRIRRRKAERNAVILGHNYQRVEIQEVSDFLGDSLGLSQEAAATDADVIVFCGVHFMAETAKILSPGKTVLMPDLRAGCPMADFVTGDALRLLKGRYPDAAVVAYVNSTAEVKAESDICCTSANAVQVVESLPREQTVLFVPDRNLARYTAEKTGRPYVVAGSESGPVEPGSIVAWDGYCYVHDDLVLDELAAARKKHPNALVVIHPEARAELLEQADFVTSTSKMVQIAEEHDELIIGTERGLIDRLKQRFPEKTLVPLSGAAICGNMKVNTLAKLAWCLDNQQHELVLDEEVRVRAERSLRRMLDLSGGWRPLSQEEEALERAGLATTVGCGCA; this comes from the coding sequence TTGATCCAGATTTCCGACGCTCTGCGCACCCCGCTCGAATATGCCCGCCTGCCCCGCGAGGAGCTGGCGGACCGCATCCGCCGGCGCAAGGCCGAGCGGAACGCGGTGATCCTCGGCCACAACTACCAGCGCGTGGAGATCCAGGAGGTCAGCGACTTCCTGGGCGACTCGCTGGGCCTGTCGCAGGAGGCCGCGGCCACCGACGCCGACGTGATCGTCTTCTGCGGCGTGCACTTCATGGCCGAGACGGCGAAGATCCTCTCGCCCGGGAAGACGGTGCTGATGCCGGACCTGCGCGCCGGCTGCCCCATGGCGGACTTCGTCACGGGAGATGCGCTGCGGCTGCTCAAGGGCCGCTACCCGGACGCGGCCGTGGTCGCCTACGTCAACTCCACCGCCGAGGTGAAGGCGGAGAGCGACATCTGCTGCACGTCGGCGAACGCCGTGCAGGTCGTGGAGTCGCTGCCGCGGGAGCAGACGGTGCTCTTCGTGCCCGACCGCAACCTGGCGCGCTACACGGCGGAGAAGACCGGCCGCCCGTACGTGGTCGCCGGAAGCGAGAGCGGCCCGGTGGAGCCGGGCTCCATCGTGGCCTGGGACGGCTACTGCTACGTGCACGACGACCTGGTGCTCGACGAGCTGGCCGCCGCGCGCAAGAAGCACCCGAACGCGCTGGTCGTCATCCACCCCGAGGCGCGCGCCGAGCTGCTGGAGCAGGCGGACTTCGTGACGTCCACCAGCAAGATGGTGCAGATCGCCGAGGAGCACGACGAGCTCATCATCGGCACGGAGCGCGGGCTGATCGACCGGCTCAAGCAGCGCTTCCCGGAGAAGACGCTGGTGCCGCTCTCGGGCGCGGCCATCTGCGGCAACATGAAGGTGAACACGCTCGCCAAGCTGGCCTGGTGCCTCGACAACCAGCAGCACGAGCTGGTGCTGGACGAGGAAGTCCGCGTCCGCGCCGAGCGCTCCCTGCGCCGCATGCTCGACCTCTCCGGCGGCTGGCGTCCGCTCTCGCAGGAGGAAGAGGCGCTGGAGCGCGCGGGACTGGCGACGACCGTCGGCTGCGGCTGCGCCTGA